The following proteins are encoded in a genomic region of Deltaproteobacteria bacterium:
- a CDS encoding succinylglutamate desuccinylase, which yields MMRKVILGLILAVVAVMLIASGAMAAKLLCISKETHQGDQTVASCLAKGDEFAIVDDHGIVHVLTPREVELTKAFNPQVFEQRAFSIRYRELAPELKIFGKTIRPAHEKK from the coding sequence ATGATGAGAAAAGTGATCTTAGGCCTCATCCTGGCTGTGGTAGCTGTAATGCTTATCGCCTCTGGCGCTATGGCGGCCAAATTACTCTGCATCTCGAAGGAGACACACCAAGGCGATCAGACGGTGGCCTCCTGTCTGGCTAAAGGGGATGAATTCGCCATTGTTGATGACCATGGCATCGTGCACGTTTTAACCCCCCGGGAGGTGGAACTAACCAAAGCCTTTAATCCCCAGGTTTTTGAGCAGCGGGCCTTCAGCATCCGATATCGCGAACTGGCCCCGGAGCTGAAAATCTTTGGGAAAACCATCCGTCCCGCCCACGAGAAAAAATAA
- the carB gene encoding carbamoyl-phosphate synthase large subunit codes for MPKRTDIKKILIIGSGPIIISQACEFDYSGTQACKALKEEGYQVVLINSNPATIMTDPEMADRTYIEPITPDMVSQVIRRERPDALLPTMGGQTGLNCAVAVAETGLLEHYGVEMIGAKPDVIKKAEDRELFRDAMARIGLRVPKSVIVRTLSKALAAAPELGYPIIVRPSFTLGGTGGGIAYNLEDLELLAGQGLEASMIQEVMLEESALGWKEFELEVMRDFADNVVIICSIENLDPMGVHTGDSITVAPAQTLSDREYQQMRDASIAIMREIGVETGGSNVQFAIHPQTGEMVVIEMNPRVSRSSALASKATGFPIAKIAAKLAVGFTLDEIRNDITRETYASFEPTIDYCVVKIPRWTFEKFPGAEDMLTTSMKSVGEVMAIGRTFKEALQKGLRSLEISRFGLGADGRDQPLLAPEELRRKVRVPNSQRLFYLRQAFQQGLKVEEIYELSKIDPWFLYQIRDLVYFSEELANFGILRQQGRGQEQVGVMLGRAKGWGFSDVQLAHLWGGDEVKMQQLRGDYDLRPVYKLVDTCAAEFEAYTPYYYSTYEIEDESRRTERAKVMILGGGPNRIGQGIEFDYCCCQAAFALKEMGIESIMVNSNPETVSTDYDTSDKLYFEPLTREDVLNIIDAEQPTGLIVQFGGQTPLNLAVPLAQAGAPILGTSPDAIDRAENRERFKALLAQLGLKQPANDTATSTAQARRIAQRIGYPVVVRPSYVLGGRAMQIVADDQTLVNFMNWALEVSPDQPILIDKFLEDAIEVDVDAIADNERTVIGGIMEHIEEAGIHSGDSACVLPPYSIAAAGLEEIKAQTRLLAQELGVVGLLNIQFAVKDRQVYVLEVNPRASRTVPFVSKATGVPLAQLATKVMWGQKLADLGLEEEVRPHYFAVKEAVFPFGRFPEVDPVLGPEMRSTGEVMGLDASFAISFAKSQLAAGQHLPLSGGLLLSVKDRDKPRLPALAHGFQKLGFKLIATRGTAHYLEDQGLPVTPVNKIREGRPNIIDLIKSQQIALVINTPRGRYTTSDSYSIRRAALEYNIPYTTTMAAAKATLEAIRTLKNGQMAVKSLQEYHAALRRR; via the coding sequence ATGCCCAAGCGAACGGACATTAAAAAGATTCTAATCATCGGCTCCGGGCCGATCATCATCAGTCAGGCCTGTGAGTTTGACTATTCCGGCACCCAGGCCTGTAAGGCTCTGAAGGAAGAGGGCTATCAGGTGGTGCTGATCAACTCCAACCCGGCGACCATCATGACCGACCCGGAGATGGCGGACCGCACCTACATCGAGCCCATTACCCCGGACATGGTGTCCCAGGTGATTCGACGCGAACGCCCTGACGCCCTGCTCCCCACTATGGGCGGCCAGACCGGGCTGAACTGCGCCGTGGCCGTGGCCGAGACCGGCCTCCTGGAGCACTATGGGGTGGAGATGATCGGAGCCAAACCAGACGTCATCAAGAAGGCCGAGGACCGGGAACTGTTTCGGGACGCCATGGCCCGGATCGGCCTCAGGGTGCCAAAAAGCGTCATTGTGCGGACTCTCAGCAAGGCCCTGGCTGCGGCCCCGGAATTGGGCTACCCGATCATTGTGCGCCCCAGCTTTACCCTGGGTGGCACCGGCGGCGGGATCGCCTACAACCTGGAGGATCTAGAATTGTTGGCCGGCCAGGGGCTGGAGGCCAGCATGATCCAGGAGGTGATGCTGGAGGAATCGGCCTTGGGCTGGAAGGAGTTTGAGCTGGAAGTAATGCGGGATTTTGCCGACAATGTGGTGATCATCTGCTCCATTGAGAACCTCGACCCCATGGGGGTGCACACCGGCGACTCCATTACCGTGGCCCCGGCCCAGACCCTGAGCGATCGGGAATACCAGCAGATGCGGGACGCCTCCATCGCCATCATGCGGGAGATCGGGGTCGAAACCGGCGGCTCCAACGTCCAGTTCGCCATCCATCCCCAGACCGGGGAGATGGTAGTGATCGAAATGAATCCCCGGGTATCCCGCTCATCCGCCCTGGCCTCCAAGGCTACCGGCTTCCCCATTGCCAAGATTGCCGCCAAGCTGGCAGTGGGCTTTACTCTGGACGAAATCCGCAATGACATCACCCGGGAAACTTACGCCTCTTTTGAACCCACCATCGATTATTGCGTGGTCAAAATCCCCCGCTGGACCTTCGAGAAATTCCCAGGAGCCGAAGATATGCTCACCACTTCGATGAAGTCGGTGGGGGAAGTCATGGCTATCGGTCGTACCTTCAAGGAAGCACTCCAGAAGGGCCTGCGCTCTTTGGAAATCTCCCGCTTCGGGCTGGGCGCAGATGGCCGCGACCAGCCTCTGTTAGCCCCGGAGGAATTACGCCGGAAGGTGCGGGTTCCCAACTCCCAGCGCCTGTTTTACCTGCGCCAGGCCTTTCAGCAAGGGCTTAAAGTTGAGGAAATTTATGAGCTTAGCAAAATAGATCCCTGGTTTTTATATCAGATCCGAGACCTGGTCTATTTCTCCGAAGAGTTGGCTAACTTCGGAATCTTACGTCAACAGGGCCGGGGCCAGGAACAGGTCGGCGTGATGTTGGGTCGAGCCAAAGGGTGGGGCTTTTCTGATGTCCAACTGGCGCACCTTTGGGGCGGGGACGAGGTGAAGATGCAGCAGTTGCGGGGAGATTACGATCTGCGGCCGGTGTATAAACTGGTCGACACCTGCGCCGCCGAATTCGAGGCTTATACCCCGTACTATTATTCCACTTACGAAATCGAGGATGAAAGCCGCCGCACGGAGCGCGCCAAGGTAATGATCCTGGGCGGCGGCCCCAACCGCATCGGCCAGGGGATAGAGTTCGACTATTGCTGCTGCCAGGCCGCGTTTGCCTTGAAGGAGATGGGCATTGAGTCGATCATGGTGAACTCCAACCCGGAGACGGTCAGCACCGATTATGACACCTCGGATAAACTTTACTTCGAGCCTCTGACCCGGGAAGATGTGTTGAATATTATCGATGCCGAGCAGCCCACGGGGCTGATCGTGCAATTCGGCGGCCAGACCCCTCTGAATCTGGCCGTGCCCCTGGCCCAAGCCGGCGCGCCGATTCTGGGGACCAGCCCCGATGCCATTGACCGGGCCGAGAACCGGGAGCGCTTTAAGGCATTGTTAGCCCAGTTGGGGCTGAAGCAGCCGGCCAATGATACCGCCACCAGCACCGCCCAGGCCCGGCGCATTGCCCAGAGGATCGGCTACCCGGTGGTGGTCCGCCCCTCGTACGTGCTGGGCGGCCGGGCCATGCAGATCGTCGCTGATGATCAGACCCTGGTCAATTTCATGAACTGGGCTTTGGAGGTTTCCCCGGACCAGCCTATCCTGATCGATAAATTCTTAGAAGACGCTATTGAGGTGGACGTGGATGCCATCGCCGACAACGAGCGCACGGTGATCGGCGGGATCATGGAACATATTGAGGAAGCCGGAATCCACTCCGGCGATTCTGCCTGTGTTTTGCCCCCTTATTCGATCGCGGCCGCGGGGCTGGAGGAAATCAAGGCCCAGACCCGGCTTTTGGCCCAGGAATTGGGGGTGGTGGGGCTGCTCAACATCCAGTTTGCAGTCAAGGACCGGCAAGTTTACGTCCTGGAAGTCAATCCCCGGGCCTCCCGCACTGTGCCCTTTGTCAGTAAGGCTACCGGCGTGCCCCTGGCCCAGCTGGCCACCAAGGTGATGTGGGGCCAGAAACTGGCTGACCTGGGTTTGGAAGAAGAGGTCCGGCCCCACTATTTTGCGGTCAAAGAGGCGGTATTCCCCTTTGGCCGCTTTCCAGAGGTCGACCCGGTCTTGGGTCCGGAAATGCGCTCCACCGGTGAAGTGATGGGATTAGACGCGAGTTTTGCGATTAGCTTTGCCAAATCGCAACTGGCGGCCGGACAACATCTCCCCCTGTCCGGGGGGCTGTTGCTCAGCGTCAAAGACCGGGATAAACCCCGGCTTCCGGCCTTGGCCCACGGTTTTCAAAAACTGGGCTTTAAATTAATCGCAACCAGGGGGACCGCCCATTATTTAGAGGACCAGGGGCTGCCAGTCACCCCGGTCAACAAGATCCGGGAAGGACGGCCGAATATTATCGATCTGATCAAGAGCCAGCAGATCGCGCTGGTGATCAATACCCCCCGAGGCCGTTATACCACCAGTGATTCCTATTCCATCCGCCGGGCGGCCCTGGAGTATAATATCCCTTATACCACCACAATGGCGGCCGCCAAAGCGACCCTGGAGGCCATCCGGACTTTGAAGAACGGTCAGATGGCAGTCAAAAGCTTGCAGGAATATCATGCTGCTTTGCGGCGCAGATAG
- a CDS encoding glycosyltransferase: MWLIINKRPWLTNRAMVNISLQSAYGLAEAGERVEFVVAGQTQDWRADMRQHYGLEPHPRLTVRVIDRFCLGRVSSSLPIFLYPFIRSRSRRFAREPMNILSRDSGMLPYMVFLKFWGRARIFLEVHHAYANLPRLRAAGLRLSLEEKKNYLLERLFCKYLDMLVCITAPQAQLYQEVFSNLPKTVLPLGTRPRPSLSAAEKFKKRTLVYIGTFSMGKGIKTLLQALTGVDPGITLLIIGGSSRTANATVSQEIDSLGLTGRVRFMGSLPPAELYRICATQASVGVLPLKDTFYTRNLTSPAKLGDYQSFGLPVLASRLPTTELLLSEGEDAFFFQPDDVQSLTQAIKRIFADEERFVQMVRAAEAHGRERSWTWRAEQLINLSQSLSLARQGDTVHLLKRYD; this comes from the coding sequence ATGTGGCTGATCATTAATAAGCGTCCCTGGTTAACTAACCGGGCCATGGTCAATATCAGCCTGCAAAGCGCTTATGGTCTGGCCGAGGCCGGCGAGCGGGTGGAGTTCGTGGTTGCCGGGCAAACCCAGGACTGGCGGGCCGATATGCGCCAGCACTATGGCCTGGAACCCCATCCTCGCCTCACCGTCAGGGTAATTGATAGATTCTGTCTTGGTAGAGTTTCTTCCAGCTTACCCATTTTTCTTTATCCTTTTATTAGATCCAGGTCACGGCGCTTTGCCCGAGAACCAATGAATATTTTAAGCCGGGATAGCGGCATGCTGCCCTACATGGTTTTTCTGAAGTTCTGGGGGCGGGCGCGGATTTTTTTGGAAGTTCACCATGCCTATGCCAATCTTCCCCGCCTCCGGGCCGCAGGTTTAAGATTAAGCCTGGAAGAAAAGAAAAATTACTTGTTGGAACGCCTTTTTTGCAAATATCTTGATATGTTGGTCTGTATCACGGCTCCTCAGGCCCAGCTTTACCAGGAGGTCTTTTCGAACCTCCCTAAGACGGTGCTGCCTCTGGGGACCCGCCCCCGGCCCAGCCTGTCGGCGGCGGAGAAATTCAAGAAGCGCACCCTAGTTTATATCGGGACCTTTTCGATGGGCAAGGGAATCAAGACCCTCTTGCAAGCCTTAACCGGGGTTGATCCGGGCATCACTCTGTTGATTATCGGCGGCAGCAGCCGGACGGCCAATGCCACGGTGAGCCAGGAAATTGACAGCCTGGGATTAACGGGGCGGGTAAGATTCATGGGTTCACTGCCTCCGGCGGAACTATACCGGATCTGCGCTACCCAGGCCAGTGTCGGGGTCCTGCCCCTCAAAGATACCTTCTATACTAGAAATTTAACCTCGCCCGCCAAGCTTGGTGATTACCAGTCCTTTGGCCTGCCGGTGCTGGCCTCCCGGCTTCCTACCACTGAGCTGCTGCTGTCCGAAGGTGAGGATGCCTTTTTCTTTCAACCCGACGACGTCCAGAGTTTAACCCAGGCCATCAAACGGATTTTCGCGGATGAGGAGCGGTTTGTGCAGATGGTGCGTGCGGCCGAGGCGCACGGCCGGGAGCGCTCCTGGACCTGGCGAGCCGAGCAGTTGATAAACTTAAGTCAATCCCTGTCCCTAGCCCGTCAGGGGGACACTGTCCACCTTCTAAAACGGTACGATTAA
- the carA gene encoding glutamine-hydrolyzing carbamoyl-phosphate synthase small subunit yields the protein MRAYLALEDGLVLSGRSFTGPGEATGEVVFNTSMTGYQEILTDPSYKGQIVTMTYPLMGNYGVNLEDIESSRVQVEGFIVKEYHPYPSNWRSQGDLAAYLKQNRVLGIEGLDTRAATKHLREVGAMRGIISTEDLDPESLIRRARQLPRMEGLDLVRYVTCAAPYWWPEAAPPPALDLSTLWAQRRHPKIIAYDFGVKFNILRRLAERGMEILVVPAMTPAAEILALEPAGIVLSNGPGDPAVVTYAIENTRQCLGVRPLFGICLGHQLLGLALGGRTFKLKFGHRGANQPVKNLLTGRVEITSQNHGFAVDSDSIPDPEVELTHINLNDGTLEGLRHRRLQAFSVQYHPEASPGPHDAGYLFDEFIKILK from the coding sequence ATGAGAGCATATTTAGCCCTGGAAGATGGCCTGGTCTTATCGGGCCGCTCCTTTACTGGCCCTGGGGAAGCCACCGGTGAGGTGGTATTTAACACCTCCATGACCGGCTATCAGGAGATTCTGACCGATCCGTCCTACAAGGGACAGATCGTCACCATGACCTATCCCCTAATGGGCAACTACGGCGTCAATCTTGAGGATATTGAGTCCTCTCGGGTTCAGGTTGAGGGCTTCATCGTCAAGGAGTATCACCCCTACCCTTCCAATTGGCGGTCCCAGGGCGATTTGGCCGCCTATCTGAAGCAAAATCGCGTCCTGGGCATTGAAGGCCTCGATACCCGGGCGGCGACCAAGCACCTACGCGAAGTCGGGGCCATGCGCGGCATAATTTCCACCGAGGACCTGGATCCGGAATCACTGATCCGGCGAGCCCGACAACTGCCCCGGATGGAGGGCCTGGATCTGGTCCGATATGTCACCTGTGCTGCACCCTATTGGTGGCCGGAGGCCGCGCCACCGCCTGCCTTGGATTTGTCCACCCTCTGGGCGCAGCGTCGCCACCCCAAGATCATCGCCTATGATTTCGGCGTCAAATTTAATATCTTGCGCCGCCTGGCTGAACGGGGTATGGAAATTCTGGTGGTCCCGGCCATGACCCCGGCAGCAGAAATTCTGGCCCTGGAGCCCGCCGGGATTGTCCTCAGCAACGGTCCGGGCGATCCGGCGGTAGTCACCTATGCTATTGAAAACACGCGTCAATGTCTGGGAGTGAGGCCCTTGTTCGGTATCTGCCTGGGGCACCAGCTCCTGGGCCTGGCCCTGGGCGGCCGCACCTTCAAGCTCAAATTCGGCCACCGCGGGGCCAACCAGCCGGTGAAAAACCTGCTCACCGGCCGGGTGGAGATCACTTCACAGAACCACGGCTTTGCGGTCGACAGTGATTCCATCCCCGACCCGGAGGTGGAGCTGACCCACATCAATCTCAACGACGGCACCCTGGAAGGGCTGCGTCACCGCCGCCTTCAGGCCTTTTCGGTCCAATACCACCCCGAAGCCAGCCCCGGTCCACATGACGCTGGATATCTTTTTGATGAATTTATTAAGATCTTAAAATAA
- a CDS encoding class I fructose-bisphosphate aldolase family protein, with protein sequence MIGKQIRMERIINRETGRTVVVPMDHGVTVGPIEGLIDMKTTVDQVALGGANAIVIHKGLVGTGHRRRGRDVGLIIHLSASTSLSPFPHAKTLVCSVEEAIKLGADAVSIHVNIGNGMERDMLTDLGQVAQEAHDWGMPLLAMIYPRGEKISDEYEPRVIKHAARLGAELGADLVKVSYTGSVESFREVVAGCPVPVVIAGGPKMTSDRDILEMVKGSIEAGGAGVSIGRNVFQHREPSRMVGAISLLVHENSTVEEALSFLQT encoded by the coding sequence ATGATTGGCAAACAGATTCGCATGGAACGCATTATTAATCGGGAGACTGGGCGCACAGTGGTGGTTCCCATGGATCATGGGGTCACCGTGGGTCCCATCGAGGGTTTAATTGACATGAAGACCACCGTAGATCAGGTAGCCCTGGGCGGTGCCAATGCCATTGTCATCCACAAAGGCCTGGTCGGGACTGGCCATCGCCGCCGGGGCCGGGATGTGGGACTGATTATTCATTTATCGGCTTCCACCAGCCTGTCGCCTTTTCCGCATGCCAAGACTTTGGTCTGCAGTGTCGAGGAGGCCATCAAGTTGGGGGCGGATGCGGTTTCCATCCACGTCAATATCGGGAACGGCATGGAACGGGATATGCTGACCGATCTGGGCCAGGTCGCGCAAGAGGCCCACGATTGGGGCATGCCGCTGTTGGCGATGATCTACCCCCGGGGAGAAAAAATCTCGGATGAGTACGAGCCCCGGGTCATCAAACACGCTGCCCGTTTAGGCGCGGAATTAGGGGCGGATTTAGTCAAGGTATCCTATACCGGGTCGGTGGAGAGCTTCCGGGAAGTGGTGGCTGGCTGTCCGGTGCCGGTGGTGATTGCCGGCGGTCCCAAGATGACCTCGGACCGAGACATCCTGGAAATGGTCAAAGGCTCGATCGAAGCCGGCGGTGCTGGGGTGTCCATTGGCCGCAATGTCTTCCAACACCGGGAGCCGAGTCGGATGGTGGGGGCCATCAGTCTGCTGGTGCATGAAAACAGCACGGTGGAGGAGGCCCTGTCCTTTCTGCAAACCTAA